Below is a window of Leptolyngbyaceae cyanobacterium DNA.
ATAATGGGAAGATTAGCAGGATTTTCTTATCGAGAAGTCACTCATAAGCTAGGAAAACTAGGTTTTGTATTCTATCGTGCAGCAAAAGGAGATCACGAAATTTGGTTTAATCCAGTAACAAATCTAAAAACAACTATTCCTCATCATCGTGAAATCAAGGAAGGAACACTTAGAAATATTTTAAAGCAAGCCCAAGTTGATGTTGATGTTTTTATTGATGTTTAATTCTTTTAACTTGATTAGACAGTCGATATATCTAACTAGTAGTTCTTCAGAAGCCAGAATCATTTTGCTACCCGACTAGGAGATTCTGACTTCTGAATACACCCTTATAGAAACCTTATGATAGCGCGATTAGGCTTAGGTTATAGGATGTACTGCCACTGTATTGAAAAACTTGTATGAAGTAATCCCCAGCATCCAAAGTAGTATTTATCTGTTCCGGAGAAGTTCCACTTAAAGCAGAACTGGCAATTCGTTCGCCTGCATCAACTACACCATTGCCGTTGAAATCTCTAATTAGCCGGATATCAGCATCAGCACTTAAACCAGTCAAGGATGCGGTAAAAGCAACATCGTCAGTATTTAAGTTAAATTTGTAGGTATCAACAGTGTCTTGGTTGCTTATATAATCAGTAAAAGTTGCGTAAGCTTGAGAATTTAGATTACCAACGTTTATTTCTGTTGGCAGCAAATTACTAGGTGAACCTGCTCCGGTGGCTGATAAACTTATTTTGTAATCAACTAAACTCCCAGCACCATAAGTTACTTTGGCAAAGTAAGTACCCGCTGCTTGAGAGCGATAATTAATCAAGGCATCATCTTCGATATCTCCGCCACTATCGAAGGTTCCTACTATTCTTTGATCGGTTGAATCTAATACACCATTATTATTGGTATCCCTAAACAGGGAAAGCGCAGCTTGTTCGGTTCCCGTGATACCAGTGAGAGCTATGTTAATGTTTCTCGTGCTGCCTAAAGTAAATTGGAAGATATCTGTATTATTTACACCACTGCTTACCGTATCTGTGCGAGTTTGGGGAGTAGTACCTAAAGAACCGAGATTGTAGGTTGTCA
It encodes the following:
- a CDS encoding pre-peptidase C-terminal domain-containing protein — protein: MTTYNLGSLGTTPQTRTDTVSSGVNNTDIFQFTLGSTRNINIALTGITGTEQAALSLFRDTNNNGVLDSTDQRIVGTFDSGGDIEDDALINYRSQAAGTYFAKVTYGAGSLVDYKISLSATGAGSPSNLLPTEINVGNLNSQAYATFTDYISNQDTVDTYKFNLNTDDVAFTASLTGLSADADIRLIRDFNGNGVVDAGERIASSALSGTSPEQINTTLDAGDYFIQVFQYSGSTSYNLSLIALS
- a CDS encoding type II toxin-antitoxin system HicA family toxin, whose translation is MGRLAGFSYREVTHKLGKLGFVFYRAAKGDHEIWFNPVTNLKTTIPHHREIKEGTLRNILKQAQVDVDVFIDV